In Rhizobium sp. N324, a single genomic region encodes these proteins:
- a CDS encoding ABC transporter ATP-binding protein gives MGSITLQKVSKVFGEAKVIPSIDLDIRDGEFVVFVGPSGCGKSTLLRLIAGLEDVSGGKIVIDGRDATEKAPSERGLAMVFQSYALYPHMSVRNNIAFPLKMAGVDKAEIDRKVTDAARVLNLTDYLERKPRQLSGGQRQRVAIGRAIVRQPSAFLFDEPLSNLDAALRVNMRLEISELHQQLKTTMVYVTHDQVEAMTMADKIVVLNRGNIEQVGSPLELYSRPRNLFVAGFIGSPKMNFIKGQNAAQLGAHTIGIRPEHVLLSMESGDWKGRVVVAEHLGSDTFLHIDAEEIGMVTARGSGDFAAKAGDTVYLTPDRSRIHKFNEGGLAI, from the coding sequence ATGGGCAGCATTACCCTTCAGAAGGTTTCCAAGGTCTTCGGCGAAGCCAAGGTCATCCCTTCGATCGATCTCGATATCAGGGACGGCGAATTCGTTGTCTTCGTCGGCCCGTCGGGCTGCGGCAAGTCCACGCTGCTGCGACTGATTGCCGGGCTCGAGGATGTCTCCGGCGGCAAGATCGTCATCGACGGCCGGGACGCCACCGAAAAGGCGCCGTCGGAACGCGGCCTTGCCATGGTGTTCCAGTCCTATGCGCTCTATCCGCATATGAGCGTGCGCAACAACATCGCCTTCCCGCTGAAGATGGCGGGCGTCGACAAGGCGGAGATCGACCGCAAAGTGACGGATGCGGCCCGCGTGCTGAACCTGACCGATTATCTCGAACGCAAGCCGCGCCAGCTTTCCGGCGGCCAGCGCCAGCGCGTCGCGATCGGCCGCGCCATCGTCCGCCAGCCTTCGGCCTTTCTGTTCGACGAGCCGCTGTCGAACCTCGACGCGGCGCTGCGCGTCAACATGCGCCTTGAAATCAGCGAGCTGCACCAGCAGCTGAAGACGACGATGGTCTACGTCACTCACGACCAGGTCGAGGCCATGACCATGGCCGACAAGATCGTCGTCCTGAACCGGGGCAATATCGAGCAGGTCGGCTCGCCGCTGGAACTCTACAGCCGCCCGCGCAACCTTTTCGTCGCCGGCTTCATCGGCTCGCCGAAGATGAATTTCATCAAGGGCCAGAACGCCGCCCAGCTCGGCGCCCATACGATCGGCATCCGTCCCGAGCATGTGCTGTTGTCGATGGAGAGCGGTGACTGGAAGGGCCGGGTCGTGGTCGCCGAACACCTCGGCTCCGACACCTTCCTGCATATCGATGCCGAGGAGATCGGCATGGTGACGGCGCGCGGCAGCGGCGATTTTGCCGCCAAGGCGGGCGATACCGTCTACCTGACGCCGGACCGTTCGCGCATCCACAAATTCAACGAGGGCGGCCTTGCCATCTGA
- a CDS encoding HAD family hydrolase, with translation MADSEPRLIIFDCDGVLVDSEPISISVLVAAMNDLGVAITEDQAYERFLGRSLSTLIDTLETEFNVHAGEEFLERIRTDLYSRFRTELQPIEGIAATIDGLGVRCCVASSSQMERIRLSLSVTGLLDRLPDIFSATMVKRGKPAPDLFLHAAREMQVEPAHCIVVEDSPAGVAAAKAAGMAVFAFTGGSHANFAGYRAELDRLSPEVVFDAMPELIHLVRNHKLDGIKI, from the coding sequence ATGGCTGATTCTGAACCACGGCTGATCATCTTCGATTGCGACGGCGTGCTCGTCGACAGCGAGCCGATCTCGATCAGCGTGCTGGTCGCGGCGATGAACGATCTCGGCGTCGCGATCACCGAGGACCAGGCCTATGAGCGTTTTCTCGGCCGCAGCCTGTCGACCCTCATCGATACGCTGGAAACCGAATTCAACGTCCATGCCGGGGAAGAATTCCTCGAGCGCATCCGCACCGATCTCTACAGCCGGTTTCGCACCGAACTGCAACCGATCGAAGGTATTGCCGCGACGATCGATGGGCTCGGCGTTCGCTGCTGCGTCGCCTCCTCAAGCCAGATGGAGCGGATTCGGCTGTCGCTGTCCGTCACCGGACTTCTCGACAGACTGCCCGACATCTTCAGCGCGACGATGGTCAAGCGCGGCAAACCGGCGCCCGATCTTTTCCTGCATGCGGCGCGCGAAATGCAGGTGGAGCCTGCGCATTGCATTGTCGTCGAGGACAGCCCGGCCGGCGTTGCAGCCGCCAAGGCGGCAGGTATGGCGGTCTTCGCCTTCACCGGCGGCTCGCATGCCAACTTCGCCGGATACCGTGCCGAACTCGACCGGCTTTCGCCGGAAGTGGTGTTTGACGCCATGCCTGAATTGATCCACCTTGTCCGCAACCATAAGCTGGACGGGATCAAGATTTGA
- a CDS encoding FGGY-family carbohydrate kinase — protein MRDHVVAVDVGTGSARAGVFDARGRLLAKAEHPIVMNRPRENHAEHDSEDIWSAACTAVKRAMQQSGIAAASVGAIGFDATCSLVVRDVEGRQLSVSIGGERRFDTIVWLDHRALKEADFCTATEHAVLEHSGHVMSPEMEMPKLMWLKKKLPSTWERAGYFFDLADFMTWKSTGSAARSRCTLTAKWNYLAHLEKGWQQEFLERIGLEDLQARGQLPDETVPVGGSVGRLTPAAAEALGLTTDCHVSAGMIDAYAGALGALGGYAADPAKREHQLALIAGTSSCIVTFSRQRKPSHGMWGPYYEAVFPQSWLVEAGQSATGALLDHIVRMHAAGGEPTAALHQRIVARIAELRAEEGDAFGARIFVLPDFHGNRSPLADPHAVGVISGLSLDTSFDGLCTLYWRTAVAIALGIRHILEMMKEYGYVPDTLHIAGGHVKNPVLMELYSDATGCKVVVPKMNEAVLLGTAIAASVACGLHGDLGAAGEAMYPGGDERLPDKAKQALYDRDYRRLLAMHRHRAELETMQ, from the coding sequence ATGCGGGATCATGTGGTTGCGGTGGATGTCGGCACCGGCAGTGCGCGCGCCGGCGTCTTCGATGCCCGTGGCCGCCTGCTCGCCAAGGCCGAACATCCGATCGTGATGAACCGGCCGCGCGAGAACCATGCCGAACACGATTCCGAGGATATCTGGTCCGCCGCCTGCACGGCGGTGAAGAGGGCGATGCAGCAGTCCGGCATTGCCGCCGCCTCGGTCGGCGCGATCGGCTTCGACGCCACCTGCTCGCTTGTCGTGCGTGACGTCGAAGGCCGGCAGCTCAGCGTTTCCATCGGCGGCGAAAGGCGTTTCGACACGATCGTCTGGCTCGATCACCGGGCGCTGAAGGAAGCCGATTTCTGCACGGCGACGGAGCACGCGGTGCTCGAACATTCCGGGCATGTCATGTCGCCTGAAATGGAGATGCCGAAGCTGATGTGGCTGAAGAAGAAGCTGCCCTCCACATGGGAAAGAGCCGGTTACTTCTTCGATCTCGCCGATTTCATGACGTGGAAATCAACCGGATCGGCTGCCCGCTCTCGCTGCACGCTGACCGCGAAATGGAATTATCTCGCCCATCTCGAAAAGGGCTGGCAGCAGGAGTTCCTGGAGCGCATCGGCCTCGAGGACCTTCAGGCGCGCGGCCAGCTGCCGGACGAGACGGTGCCGGTCGGCGGCAGCGTCGGCCGGCTGACGCCCGCTGCGGCGGAGGCGCTGGGGCTGACCACGGACTGCCATGTCTCGGCCGGGATGATCGACGCCTATGCCGGCGCGCTCGGCGCACTCGGGGGTTATGCCGCCGATCCAGCGAAGCGCGAGCACCAACTGGCGCTGATCGCCGGCACGTCGAGCTGTATCGTCACCTTCTCCAGGCAGCGCAAGCCGAGCCATGGCATGTGGGGCCCCTATTACGAAGCGGTCTTCCCGCAATCCTGGCTGGTGGAGGCCGGGCAATCGGCGACCGGCGCACTGCTCGACCATATCGTGCGCATGCATGCCGCCGGCGGCGAGCCGACGGCGGCGCTGCATCAGAGGATCGTCGCGCGCATCGCCGAATTGCGGGCCGAAGAGGGCGATGCCTTCGGGGCGCGGATTTTCGTGCTGCCGGATTTCCATGGCAACCGCTCGCCGCTCGCCGATCCGCACGCCGTCGGCGTCATCAGCGGGCTGAGCCTCGATACATCCTTCGATGGTCTCTGCACGCTCTACTGGCGCACTGCCGTGGCGATTGCGCTCGGCATCCGCCATATACTGGAAATGATGAAGGAATACGGCTACGTGCCCGATACGCTGCATATTGCCGGCGGGCATGTGAAGAACCCGGTGCTGATGGAGCTCTACAGCGATGCCACCGGCTGCAAGGTCGTGGTGCCGAAGATGAACGAGGCGGTGCTACTCGGCACGGCGATCGCCGCATCCGTCGCCTGCGGCTTGCACGGCGATCTGGGGGCGGCCGGCGAAGCGATGTATCCGGGCGGCGATGAACGGCTTCCCGACAAGGCAAAACAGGCGCTCTACGACCGCGACTACCGCCGTCTACTCGCCATGCACCGGCACCGCGCCGAGCTTGAGACAATGCAGTAA
- a CDS encoding mannitol dehydrogenase family protein, whose amino-acid sequence MTCKLSLATLSDAARTAAIPGYDRASLKAGIVHFGVGNFHRAHQAIYLDDLFNQGGDHDWAIVGAGVLPSDAAMREKLAAQDFLTTVVEQDNNKTAARVTAPMIDILPVGDPAAIIARLADPEIRIVSLTITEGGYFIDASGTFNPAHRAIAADGNNPNAPKTVFGLIVAGLKARREKGIGPFTVMSCDNIPHNGTVTANAVVGTAALSDPGFAEWIRANVAFPNAMVDRITPATGQREIDFLRDNFEIEDNWPVYCEEFKQWVLEDKFTAGRPALEKVGVTFVPDVTPYEHMKIRILNGGHAAIAYPAALMDIHFVHDSMEDPLIRAFLAKLENDEIIPIVPPVPNTSLTDYFALIEHRLLNPKIADTIPRLAQDGSNRQPKFILPSTLDNLRQGRDVVGLALVSALWCRYFAGKTDSGKDIVFNDASAERLHAAAVKAKDDPSAFLVFDDIFGEVAKSELFRKRFAHALKTLWEKGTRETLQLYLDGKLAV is encoded by the coding sequence ATGACGTGCAAACTATCGCTGGCAACGCTTTCGGACGCGGCTCGCACCGCCGCCATCCCCGGATATGACAGGGCGTCGCTGAAAGCCGGCATCGTGCACTTCGGCGTCGGCAATTTCCACCGCGCCCACCAGGCGATCTATCTCGACGATCTCTTCAATCAGGGCGGGGATCACGACTGGGCGATCGTCGGCGCCGGCGTGCTGCCGTCCGATGCCGCCATGCGCGAGAAGCTCGCGGCCCAGGATTTCCTGACGACGGTGGTCGAGCAGGACAACAACAAGACCGCGGCGCGGGTCACTGCGCCGATGATCGACATCCTGCCGGTCGGCGACCCCGCCGCCATCATCGCCAGGCTTGCCGACCCCGAAATCCGCATCGTCTCGCTGACGATCACCGAGGGCGGTTATTTCATCGATGCATCGGGCACCTTCAATCCGGCCCATCGGGCGATTGCCGCCGACGGAAACAATCCCAACGCGCCGAAGACGGTCTTCGGCCTGATCGTCGCCGGCCTGAAGGCGCGTCGGGAAAAGGGCATCGGTCCCTTCACCGTCATGTCCTGCGACAACATTCCCCATAACGGCACCGTCACCGCCAATGCTGTGGTCGGCACGGCGGCCCTTTCCGACCCCGGCTTTGCCGAGTGGATCCGGGCGAATGTCGCCTTCCCGAATGCGATGGTCGACCGCATCACGCCGGCGACCGGCCAGCGGGAGATCGATTTCCTCCGGGACAATTTCGAGATCGAGGACAATTGGCCGGTCTATTGCGAGGAATTCAAGCAATGGGTGTTGGAGGACAAGTTCACCGCCGGCCGGCCGGCGCTGGAAAAGGTCGGCGTCACCTTCGTTCCCGACGTCACGCCCTATGAGCATATGAAGATCCGCATCCTCAACGGCGGGCATGCGGCGATCGCCTATCCGGCGGCGCTGATGGACATTCATTTCGTGCACGATTCCATGGAGGATCCGCTCATCCGTGCCTTCCTGGCGAAGCTCGAGAACGACGAGATCATTCCGATCGTGCCGCCGGTGCCGAACACCTCGCTGACCGATTACTTTGCGTTGATCGAACATCGGCTTCTCAATCCGAAGATTGCCGACACCATTCCGCGCCTGGCCCAGGACGGATCGAACCGCCAGCCGAAATTCATCCTGCCGTCGACGCTCGACAATCTCCGCCAGGGCCGGGATGTCGTCGGCCTGGCACTGGTCTCGGCGCTCTGGTGCCGTTATTTCGCCGGCAAGACCGACAGCGGCAAGGATATCGTCTTCAACGATGCCAGCGCCGAGCGCCTGCATGCGGCGGCTGTGAAGGCCAAGGACGATCCGTCAGCCTTCCTCGTCTTCGATGACATCTTCGGCGAGGTGGCGAAATCCGAACTTTTCCGCAAGCGTTTCGCCCATGCTCTCAAAACCCTGTGGGAAAAGGGCACGCGGGAGACGCTGCAGCTCTATCTCGACGGCAAGCTCGCAGTGTAG